One Brockia lithotrophica genomic region harbors:
- a CDS encoding Molybdopterin oxidoreductase, membrane subunit C, whose translation MRTMPVLGSHEMPMPGQIWGIIIALYLFLAGMSAGAYATAYLAQRLYPEARKIRWSGYLVAPWLVIVGLVLLMVDAEAGFFHPWRFIYLYIGRPTSIMAIGVYILTVFTPLALYRFVVTLAEIWKEGGEKRWPLGLDRFFSRPPRWLRWLVEGRPGLDFLGLVMAAATATYTALLIGNVHAVPLWNTSVLPVLFVTSAFSTGIAVTLFTAVAWDSRAEAHTLPFLNLGVSLKGLELFLLFCLLYFGWYGDVAGRAAVAELMWGRLAPLFWGGLVLFGLVVPLYIELRERKHLLAAHAMRFAPAWAGSAEGALHSQGTLAPEASPAPPAEGEEGGARFFSAGQLASLLAVAGGLLLRYLILEAGYFVHFLQ comes from the coding sequence GTGAGGACGATGCCCGTTTTGGGTTCGCACGAAATGCCCATGCCCGGACAGATCTGGGGGATCATCATCGCCCTGTACCTCTTCCTCGCCGGGATGAGCGCAGGGGCGTACGCTACGGCGTACCTCGCCCAGCGCCTCTACCCGGAGGCGCGGAAGATTCGCTGGTCTGGCTACCTCGTCGCCCCTTGGCTCGTGATCGTCGGTCTCGTCCTTCTCATGGTGGACGCAGAGGCGGGGTTTTTCCACCCGTGGCGCTTCATCTACCTTTACATCGGGCGGCCGACGTCCATCATGGCCATCGGCGTGTACATCCTCACGGTGTTCACCCCGCTCGCCCTGTACCGATTCGTCGTCACGCTCGCCGAAATCTGGAAGGAAGGGGGCGAGAAGCGTTGGCCCCTGGGTCTTGACCGGTTCTTTTCCCGGCCGCCCCGCTGGCTTCGGTGGCTCGTCGAAGGTCGCCCAGGGCTTGACTTCCTCGGCCTCGTGATGGCCGCGGCGACGGCTACGTACACGGCCCTCCTCATCGGCAACGTGCACGCGGTCCCTCTTTGGAACACGTCCGTCCTCCCGGTTCTCTTCGTCACCTCGGCGTTCTCCACGGGTATCGCCGTCACCCTCTTTACGGCCGTGGCCTGGGATTCCCGCGCGGAGGCACACACCCTTCCCTTTTTGAACCTGGGGGTTTCGCTCAAAGGGCTCGAGCTCTTCCTCCTCTTCTGCCTCCTCTACTTCGGATGGTACGGAGACGTAGCCGGCCGCGCCGCCGTAGCCGAACTCATGTGGGGGCGCCTCGCCCCTTTGTTTTGGGGCGGGCTCGTCCTGTTCGGGCTCGTCGTTCCCCTGTACATCGAACTCAGAGAACGAAAGCACCTCCTCGCCGCGCACGCCATGCGCTTTGCGCCGGCTTGGGCGGGATCGGCGGAAGGAGCGTTGCATTCCCAAGGGACGCTTGCTCCGGAGGCATCGCCTGCTCCGCCCGCGGAAGGTGAGGAGGGGGGTGCCCGCTTCTTCTCCGCGGGACAGCTCGCCTCCCTTTTGGCCGTTGCCGGCGGTCTCCTCCTCCGCTACCTCATCCTCGAGGCCGGGTACTTCGTTCACTTCCTGCAGTGA
- a CDS encoding Molybdopterin oxidoreductase, iron-sulfur subunit, whose amino-acid sequence MSLPALWELDLCANWEVFPVARYGMLLDLTACAGCMACTVGCQMQNELAPEVHYIKFYQQEFGTFPDVSLLNIPVQCQHCENPPCVYNCPTGASYIGDGGIVLIDEHRCIGCKYCMTSCPYNARVLDEETKTPVKCVFCFEQIHKGEQPMCVRTCIGDARIFGDLDDPEGELVRAINERHARPLRPDLGTEPKFFYVW is encoded by the coding sequence ATGTCCCTTCCCGCCTTATGGGAGCTCGACCTTTGCGCGAATTGGGAGGTGTTTCCGGTGGCCCGCTACGGCATGCTCCTCGACCTCACGGCCTGTGCGGGGTGTATGGCGTGCACGGTAGGCTGTCAGATGCAGAACGAGCTCGCACCGGAAGTCCACTACATCAAGTTCTACCAACAGGAATTCGGGACGTTCCCGGACGTCTCCCTCTTGAACATTCCCGTGCAGTGCCAACACTGCGAAAACCCGCCGTGCGTGTACAACTGCCCTACGGGGGCGAGCTACATCGGGGACGGGGGGATAGTCCTCATCGACGAGCACCGCTGCATCGGCTGCAAGTACTGCATGACCTCGTGCCCGTACAACGCCCGCGTCCTCGACGAAGAGACGAAGACCCCGGTGAAGTGCGTTTTCTGCTTCGAGCAGATCCACAAAGGCGAGCAGCCGATGTGCGTGCGGACGTGCATCGGAGACGCGCGAATTTTTGGCGATCTTGACGATCCGGAGGGTGAACTCGTGCGGGCGATCAACGAGCGCCACGCGCGTCCGCTTCGCCCGGACCTGGGCACGGAGCCGAAGTTCTTCTACGTGTGGTGA
- a CDS encoding Oligo-1,6-glucosidase codes for MSFYDADGDGVGDLRGILAKVDYIAHLGVDAVWLTPIYPSPWADNGYDVADYLSVHPAFGTLDDLYALRDALRARGIRLVLDLVFNHTSDEHPWFQAARLDPRSPFRDFYYFHPGIRGEGGERRPPNNWGSFFGGSAWTWDEQAQAYYLHLFDRKQPDLNWDHPPVRQALADIARTWLVRGVGGFRLDVINFIGKPWGLPDGRPEPGSAYAYNLDLLDREKVERYVGELYRAVKAQNPEAVMIGETPGVTLAEALRWTRPEAPILDMVISFDHVSFDGEEGNKWRPLPLDVGRFKEIWTRWQKGLSGRGWWAPYLGNHDQPRPASRYVRDDAYRAAGAVALHVLLFTAYGTPFLYQGEELGLPNAGFSSLDDYRDVESRNAARFFREAGMAEGEILALLGRRSRDNARVPIPWTDGPAGGFTRGIPWISPHPRAEELHVARQLADPGSLLAATRALIGLRRAFPAAAYGPFVPLEDVGGEAPPEVFAYLRPAVLAERFASNGADVGPSSEEGERKPSFRTSLVARPGTLLVLVNLSPAAAEVFVPAWLAAHDPEPVFCSRPAGGSVSSSGVFEHGVLWGARLPRGSAARSPGFWGGEGSCEFFAAETCLGRAARLGRAILSLDPYEARVYVLGGA; via the coding sequence ATGAGCTTCTACGACGCCGACGGGGACGGCGTTGGCGACCTGCGAGGGATTCTTGCAAAGGTCGACTACATCGCCCACCTCGGCGTCGACGCGGTGTGGCTCACGCCCATCTATCCTTCCCCTTGGGCGGACAACGGGTACGACGTGGCGGACTACCTCTCCGTGCACCCTGCGTTTGGCACGCTGGACGACCTGTACGCGCTGCGGGATGCGCTGCGGGCACGTGGGATTCGGCTCGTCCTCGACCTCGTGTTCAACCACACCTCGGACGAACACCCGTGGTTTCAGGCGGCACGCCTGGACCCCCGAAGCCCGTTTCGCGACTTCTACTACTTCCACCCGGGGATCCGCGGGGAAGGCGGGGAACGCCGCCCGCCCAACAACTGGGGGTCCTTTTTCGGCGGTTCGGCTTGGACGTGGGACGAGCAGGCGCAGGCGTACTACCTGCACCTCTTCGACCGAAAGCAGCCCGACCTGAACTGGGACCATCCGCCGGTGCGGCAGGCGCTCGCGGACATCGCCCGCACGTGGCTCGTCCGAGGCGTCGGGGGATTTCGGCTCGACGTGATCAACTTCATCGGAAAACCTTGGGGCCTTCCGGACGGCCGTCCGGAGCCCGGCTCCGCGTACGCGTACAACCTCGACCTCCTCGACCGCGAGAAGGTCGAACGTTACGTCGGCGAACTGTACCGCGCGGTAAAGGCGCAAAACCCCGAGGCGGTGATGATCGGAGAGACGCCGGGCGTCACCCTTGCGGAGGCGCTGCGCTGGACGCGCCCCGAGGCCCCCATCTTGGACATGGTGATCTCCTTCGATCACGTCTCCTTTGACGGGGAAGAGGGGAACAAGTGGCGACCCCTCCCGCTTGACGTCGGCCGGTTTAAGGAGATCTGGACGCGTTGGCAGAAGGGTCTTTCGGGCCGCGGGTGGTGGGCGCCCTACCTCGGTAACCACGACCAGCCCCGCCCCGCCTCGCGCTACGTTCGCGACGATGCCTACCGCGCGGCAGGAGCCGTCGCCCTGCACGTCCTCCTCTTCACCGCCTACGGCACTCCGTTCCTCTACCAGGGGGAGGAGCTCGGGCTTCCCAACGCGGGCTTTTCTTCCCTCGACGACTATCGCGACGTCGAGTCGCGAAACGCCGCACGTTTCTTCCGCGAAGCGGGGATGGCGGAAGGGGAGATTCTGGCGCTCCTCGGGCGGCGTAGTCGGGACAACGCCCGGGTTCCCATACCGTGGACGGACGGACCGGCGGGAGGGTTCACGCGGGGAATCCCGTGGATTTCTCCCCATCCGCGCGCGGAGGAACTCCACGTCGCACGCCAGCTCGCCGATCCGGGTTCGCTCCTCGCCGCGACGCGGGCGCTCATCGGGCTCCGCCGCGCCTTCCCGGCCGCCGCGTATGGTCCCTTTGTCCCGCTGGAGGACGTGGGCGGGGAAGCCCCTCCCGAGGTGTTCGCCTACCTGCGCCCTGCCGTTTTGGCGGAGCGGTTTGCCTCAAACGGGGCGGATGTGGGCCCTTCCTCGGAAGAAGGCGAGAGGAAGCCTTCTTTCCGCACCTCCCTCGTCGCGCGTCCGGGGACGCTCCTCGTCCTCGTGAATCTAAGCCCTGCTGCCGCCGAGGTGTTCGTTCCGGCGTGGCTTGCGGCGCACGACCCCGAACCCGTCTTTTGTTCCCGGCCGGCGGGAGGGTCCGTTTCGTCCTCCGGGGTTTTCGAGCACGGAGTCCTCTGGGGCGCGCGCCTTCCCCGGGGGAGCGCGGCGCGTTCCCCGGGGTTTTGGGGCGGAGAGGGATCCTGCGAATTTTTCGCTGCGGAAACGTGCCTCGGGCGCGCGGCGCGCTTGGGGCGTGCGATCCTCTCTCTCGACCCCTACGAGGCGCGCGTCTACGTCCTGGGCGGAGCTTGA
- a CDS encoding Programmed cell death toxin MazF, which yields MNNGHTAPGYIPQKGDIVWLDFSPQQGREIRDRRPAIVVSEYAFHKITGFALFCPITQTKRDYYLFSVELPPDVCVRGFVLADQVRSLDYRARQAELICHLEAEHPVVQEVLKRLLSILGAPARANSRRSDAHIPPG from the coding sequence GTGAACAACGGACATACGGCCCCCGGTTACATTCCGCAGAAGGGGGATATCGTTTGGCTCGATTTCTCCCCCCAGCAGGGGCGGGAAATCCGCGATCGCCGGCCGGCGATCGTCGTGTCGGAGTACGCGTTTCACAAGATCACGGGGTTTGCGCTCTTCTGCCCCATCACGCAGACGAAGCGCGACTACTACCTCTTTTCCGTGGAACTTCCGCCGGACGTGTGCGTGCGGGGGTTTGTATTGGCGGACCAAGTTCGCAGCCTCGACTATCGGGCCCGTCAGGCGGAGCTCATCTGCCACCTGGAGGCCGAACACCCCGTCGTCCAGGAAGTCCTCAAGCGGCTTCTTTCCATTTTGGGGGCGCCTGCGCGCGCAAACTCCAGGCGCTCCGACGCGCACATCCCGCCCGGCTGA